In the genome of Populus nigra chromosome 9, ddPopNigr1.1, whole genome shotgun sequence, one region contains:
- the LOC133703419 gene encoding early nodulin-like protein 9, giving the protein MAYTTCKENVFHILGLLCFLLLIQKNNAYPFPVGGPKGWTVPDNTNTSSKSYFNDWAERHRFQRGDSILFVYDASQDSVVQVTKEGYENCTAEKPLATFNDGHTVFKFNQSGPHYFISGNRDHCQKNEKLAVIVLADRSTNATASPPSPGSSDMVPAPTPSSEESPPAGTVDISPTPPPTGARPNSASSMFVSFFGSMGAFFASSLILAI; this is encoded by the exons ATGGCTTACACCACTTGCAAAGAAAATGTCTTCCATATTCTGGGGCTCTTGTGTTTCTTGCTCTTGATACAGAAGAACAATGCATATCCATTCCCGGTTGGAGGTCCGAAAGGTTGGACCGTGCCTGATAATACCAATACCAGCTCAAAGAGCTACTTCAACGACTGGGCTGAACGTCACCGATTTCAGAGAGGAGACTCCATCT TGTTTGTTTATGATGCTAGCCAAGACTCGGTTGTTCAAGTAACCAAGGAGGGCTACGAGAATTGCACTGCAGAGAAGCCTTTGGCAACATTCAATGACGGCCACACTGtcttcaaattcaatcaatccGGACCTCACTACTTCATCAGTGGAAACAGAGATCACtgtcaaaagaatgagaagttGGCTGTCATTGTTTTAGCAGACAGATCAACAAACGCCACAGCTTCTCCTCCATCTCCAGGTTCCTCTGACATGGTCCCAGCTCCTACACCTAGCAGCGAGGAGTCTCCCCCTGCAGGAACAGTGGATATCAGCCCAACTCCACCTCCTACCGGCGCGCGTCCAAACTCAGCTTCTTCAATGTTCGTGAGTTTCTTTGGTTCCATGGGAGCGTTCTTTGCTTCATCACTTATTTTAGCAATCTAG
- the LOC133703417 gene encoding protein disulfide-isomerase 5-4-like, whose product MVSTNKLKSVDFYRKIPRDLTEASLSGAGLSIVAALAMMFLFGMELNNYLTVNTSTTVIVDNSSDGEFLRIDFNISFPSLSCEFASVDVSDVLGTNRLNITKTIRKFSIDHDLKPTGSEFHSGPVLHQIKHGDEVDEEGGEGSVSLKAHNFDQYSHQYPILVVNFFAPWCYWSNRLKPSWEKAAKIIRERYDPEMDGRILLAKVDCTEEGDLCRRNHIQGYPSIRIFRKGSNLREDHGRHDHESYYGDRDTESLVKTMEALVAPIAMESQRQALEHKPENATQHVKRPAPSAGGCRIEGYVRVKKVPGNLMISALSGAHSFDSKQMNLSHVISHFSFGMKVLPRVMSDVKRLLPYIGRSHDKLNGRSFINHRDVGANVTIEHYLQVVKTEVVTRRSSSERKLIEEYEYTAHSSLSQTVYMPTAKFHFELSPMQVLITENSKSFSHFITNVCAIIGGVFTVAGILDSILHNTVRMMKKVELGKNF is encoded by the exons ATGGTTTCGACGAACAAGCTCAAATCCGTCGATTTCTACAG GAAAATTCCTAGAGATTTGACAGAGGCATCGTTATCAGGTGCAGGATTATCGATAGTAGCTGCTCTAGCTATGATGTTTTTGTTTGGAATG gaacttaataattatttaactgTCAACACCTCTACAACTGTAATTGTTGACAATAGTTCTGACGGGGAGTTCTTACGTATcgatttcaatatcag cTTTCCTTCACTCTCATGTGAATTTGCATCGGTTGACGTGAGTGATGTGTTAGGAACt AACAGGTTgaatataacaaaaacaatccGCAAATTCTCAATAGATCATGATTTGAAGCCAACTGGATCTGAATTTCACTCTGGACCAGTTTTGCATCAAATCAAGCATGGAGATGAAGTTGATGAAGAAGGCGGTGAAGGATCTGTATCACTCAAAGCTCATAATTTTGATCAATACTCACATCA GTATCCCATtttagttgttaatttttttgctcCTTGGTGCTACTGGAGTAATCGCCTG AAACCTTCGTGGGAAAAGGCAGCTAAAATAATAAGAGAGAG GTATGATCCAGAAATGGATGGGCGGATTCTCTTGGCTAAGGTCGACTGCACTGAAGAAGGTGATCTGTGCAGGAG GAATCACATACAAGGGTATCCATCCATTCGTATTTTCCGTAAAGGAAGTAATCTTCG GGAAGACCATGGACGCCATGACCATGAATCTTATTATGGAGATCGAGATACAGAAAGCTTAGTTAAG ACAATGGAAGCTTTGGTTGCACCTATTGCAATGGAATCTCAAAGGCAAGCTTTGGAGCATAAACCTGAAAATGCAACACAGCATGTTAAAAGACCAGCGCCTTCAGCAGGAGGATGCAGAATTGAAGGATATGTGCGTGTAAAGAAG GTTCCAGGAAACCTCATGATCTCAGCTCTTTCAGGAGCCCATTCCTTCGATTCTAAACAAATGAACCTGTCACATGTCATATCCCATTTCTCATTTGGTATGAAGGTTTTGCCCAGGGTAATGAGTGATGTGAAGCGCTTGTTACCTTACATTGGTCGAAGTCATGACAAGTTGAATGGACGATCATTTATTAATCACCGTGATGTAGGGGCTAATGTCACT ATAGAGCATTATCTCCAAGTAGTTAAAACCGAGGTGGTTACAAGAAGATCTTCAAGTGAACGTAAATTAATTGAGGAGTATGAATATACAGCCCATAGCAGTTTGTCACAGACTGTTTACATGCCGACTGCTAAATTCCATTTTGAGCTCTCTCCTATGCAG GTTCTGATCACTGAAAATTCCAAGTCTTTTTCGCATTTTATCACCAATGTCTGTGCCATAATTGGAGGTGTCTTCACG GTGGCTGGGATATTGGATTCAATCTTGCACAACACAGTTAGAATGATGAAAAAAGTAGAACTTGGCAAGAATTTTTGA
- the LOC133702998 gene encoding electron transfer flavoprotein subunit alpha, mitochondrial — MLRAIKTTPLHRFSSLTSISRSISTLILAEHDGGAIKSQSISAVEAAKSLDKQTSISLLLAGSGPSLQQAAAHAASCHPSISQVLVADSDKFTYPLAETWARLVQLVQKKSEYSHIITASNSFGKNILPRAAALLDVSPITDVIAISASNQFIRPIYAGNALCTVRYSGSNPCMLSVRPTSFAVSVDSSKCNEAPISQVDLSTFDEDSVGMSRYVNHTAQDTERPDLGNAKVVITGGRALKSAENFKMIEKLAEKLGAAVGATRAAVDAGFVPNDLQVGQTGKIVAPELYMAFGVSGAIQHLAGMRDSKVIVAVNKDADAPIFQVADYGLVGDLFEVIPELLEKLPEKK; from the exons ATGCTTAGAGCAATCAAAACCACACCTCTCCATCGATTTTCCTCCTTAACCTCCATCTCCAGATCT ATCAGTACCTTAATCCTAGCTGAACACGATGGAGGCGCAATCAAATCACAATCAATAAGTGCAGTAGAAGCTGCTAAATCTTTAGACAaacaaacttcaatttctttactATTAGCCGGCTCCGGTCCTTCTCTTCAACAAGCTGCTGCTCATGCCGCCTCCTGCCACCCATCGATTTCTCAG gTTCTTGTAGCTGATTCGGATAAATTTACATATCCTTTAGCAGAAACATGGGCTAGGTTAGTCCAATTGGTTCAGAAAAAAAGCGAATACTCGCATATAATTACTGCTTCGAATTCGTTTGGGAAAAATATTTTGCCGCGTGCTGCTGCGTTGTTAGATGTTTCTCCAATCACAGATGTTATTGCTATTTCTGCTTCCAATCAATTTATCAG GCCAATATATGCTGGAAATGCACTTTGTACTGTAAGATATAGTGGCAGCAATCCTTGTATGTTGAGTGTAAGGCCGACATCGTTTGCTGTCTCCGTGGATTCATCAAAATGTAACGAAGCTCCTATTTCTCAGGTTGATCTCTCAACATTTGATGAAG ATTCTGTTGGTATGTCTAGATACGTAAATCATACAGCTCAGGATACAGAGCGTCCTGATCTTGGAAATGCAAAAGTTGTGATAACCGGAGGCCGGGCATTGAAAAGTGCAGAGAACTTCAAAATGATTGAAAAGCTTGCAGAAAAACTTGGTGCAGCTG TTGGTGCTACCCGTGCTGCTGTTGATGCGGGATTTGTTCCAAATGATCTCCAG GTTGGTCAGACTGGAAAAATTGTTGCCCCAGAATTGTACATGGCTTTTGGTGTCTCGGGAGCAATTCAACACCTGGCTGGCATGAGAGATTCCAAAGTCATTGTTGCTGTAAATAAAGATGCAGACGCGCCTATTTTCCAG GTAGCTGATTATGGGCTTGTTGGTGATCTTTTTGAGGTAATTCCGGAGTTGTTAGAGAAGCTTCCTGAGAAAAAGTAA